The following are from one region of the Shinella sp. PSBB067 genome:
- a CDS encoding precorrin-8X methylmutase: MTQYDYIKDGTAIYEKSFAIIRAEADLSRFSEVEADVAVRMIHAAGLVEAAAHFVFSPDFVGAARAALQAGAPIFCDAEMVARGVTAARLPAGNDVICTLRDPRTPDIAREIGNTRSAAAIRLWLERMAGSVVAIGNAPTALFYLLELLRDGAPKPAAILGMPVGFVGAAESKDALAENAYGVPFAIVRGRLGGSAMTAAALNSLARPGV; this comes from the coding sequence ATGACACAGTACGACTACATCAAGGATGGCACGGCCATCTATGAGAAATCCTTCGCGATCATCCGCGCCGAGGCGGATCTTTCGCGCTTCTCCGAGGTGGAAGCCGATGTCGCCGTGCGGATGATCCATGCCGCCGGCCTCGTCGAGGCGGCGGCGCATTTCGTCTTCTCGCCGGACTTCGTGGGCGCGGCCCGCGCCGCGCTTCAGGCCGGCGCGCCGATCTTCTGCGATGCCGAAATGGTCGCCCGCGGCGTCACCGCCGCCCGCCTGCCGGCGGGGAACGACGTGATCTGCACGCTGCGCGATCCGCGCACGCCCGACATCGCCAGGGAGATCGGCAACACCCGCTCGGCCGCCGCCATCCGCCTCTGGCTGGAGCGCATGGCCGGCTCGGTCGTCGCCATCGGCAATGCGCCGACGGCCCTCTTCTACCTGCTCGAACTCCTGCGCGATGGCGCGCCGAAGCCGGCGGCGATCCTCGGCATGCCGGTCGGATTCGTCGGCGCGGCGGAATCGAAGGACGCGCTGGCGGAGAATGCCTACGGCGTGCCCTTTGCCATCGTCCGCGGCCGCCTCGGCGGCAGCGCCATGACGGCCGCCGCCCTCAATTCGCTGGCAAGGCCGGGAGTATGA
- the cobG gene encoding precorrin-3B synthase, protein MTAFTPDTLRRGACPSLSAPMQTGDGLLVRLRPAAPALTGEDLLALAGLAREHGNGLIEITARGNLQLRGLMEASVPRLAAGLSAAGIVPQTGVAIEIPPLSGIDPSETADATPVANDLRKAIAAASLALAPKLAIVVDGGGMLSLADMVADIRLDALADGPAWRLSVGGDRRTARPVAVLAADRIIDGAMAVVSALAALGPAARGRDLDAAALAARFGTVSQPVAEDAVSHHPLGIHRIFGESLLGVAPAYGQVHADRLAALVKGLAACGAFEFRLAPHRTLLVRGLSEDALVAAQACAVREGFWCTQTAPGRAVSICAGAAGCASARFDTHAAADAVVAAAGGLLDGSIDVHISGCPKGCAHPARAAVTLCGTAAGVGLVLGGRASDAPAATLPAGDLKPAIQRLGTLLSARRMEGETARNLLDRTAPATLVSVYQGQQ, encoded by the coding sequence ATGACGGCCTTCACACCGGACACCCTGCGCCGCGGCGCCTGCCCGTCGCTTTCCGCGCCGATGCAGACCGGCGACGGCCTGCTCGTGCGCCTGCGCCCGGCCGCTCCGGCGTTGACGGGCGAAGACCTGCTCGCGCTTGCCGGCCTCGCCCGCGAACACGGCAACGGCCTCATTGAGATCACCGCCCGCGGCAATCTCCAGCTTCGCGGCCTGATGGAGGCCTCGGTGCCGCGCCTTGCCGCCGGGCTTTCCGCCGCCGGCATCGTGCCGCAGACGGGTGTCGCCATCGAGATCCCGCCGCTGTCCGGCATCGATCCCTCCGAGACCGCCGATGCGACGCCTGTCGCCAATGATCTGCGCAAGGCCATCGCGGCGGCATCGCTCGCGCTTGCGCCAAAGCTCGCCATCGTCGTCGATGGCGGCGGAATGCTGTCGCTGGCCGACATGGTCGCCGATATCCGGCTCGATGCGCTGGCCGATGGTCCGGCATGGCGGCTTTCGGTCGGCGGCGACCGGCGGACGGCGCGGCCGGTCGCGGTGCTTGCGGCGGATCGCATCATCGATGGCGCGATGGCCGTCGTTTCTGCCCTTGCCGCGCTCGGCCCGGCCGCCCGGGGGCGCGATCTCGATGCTGCGGCGCTTGCCGCACGGTTCGGCACTGTTTCGCAACCCGTCGCCGAAGATGCTGTTTCGCACCATCCGCTCGGCATTCACCGCATCTTCGGGGAAAGCCTGCTCGGCGTTGCGCCCGCCTATGGCCAGGTGCATGCCGACAGGCTTGCCGCCCTCGTCAAGGGCCTTGCCGCCTGCGGCGCTTTCGAATTCCGCCTCGCACCGCACCGGACGCTTCTGGTGCGCGGCCTTTCCGAAGACGCGCTTGTGGCTGCGCAGGCCTGTGCGGTCCGCGAAGGCTTCTGGTGCACGCAGACCGCCCCCGGCCGGGCCGTTTCGATCTGCGCCGGTGCCGCCGGATGCGCCTCGGCGCGCTTCGATACCCATGCGGCGGCCGACGCCGTGGTGGCGGCGGCGGGAGGCCTGCTGGACGGCTCGATCGACGTGCACATTTCCGGCTGCCCGAAGGGCTGCGCCCATCCGGCGCGCGCCGCCGTCACACTATGCGGCACGGCCGCCGGCGTCGGTCTCGTCCTTGGGGGACGGGCAAGCGACGCCCCTGCCGCCACGCTGCCTGCCGGCGACCTCAAGCCGGCGATCCAGCGCCTCGGCACCCTCCTCAGCGCGCGCCGCATGGAGGGCGAGACGGCGAGGAACCTTCTCGACCGCACCGCGCCCGCTACACTCGTTTCCGTATATCAAGGCCAGCAATGA
- a CDS encoding precorrin-2 C(20)-methyltransferase, which translates to MTMTGRLYGVGTGPGDPELLTLKAVRAIGEADVLAYFAKAGRPGNGRTIVEGLLKPGMVELPLYYPVTVEIEKEHDDYKSQITAFYDASAAAVAEHLGAGRTVAILSEGDPMFYGSYMHLHVRLAGRFPTEVIPGITAMSGCWSLSGLPIVQGDDVLSVLPGTMGEEQLSRRLVDTQAAVIMKVGRNLPKIRRALSSAGRLGEAVYVERGTTPAGKSMRLSEKLDDTAPYFSLVLVPGWSGRS; encoded by the coding sequence ATGACCATGACGGGACGACTTTACGGCGTGGGCACCGGCCCGGGCGACCCGGAACTCCTGACACTGAAGGCCGTGCGCGCCATCGGCGAGGCCGATGTGCTGGCCTACTTCGCCAAGGCCGGCCGGCCGGGCAACGGGCGCACCATCGTCGAGGGCCTGCTCAAGCCGGGCATGGTCGAGCTTCCGCTCTACTATCCCGTCACGGTCGAGATCGAGAAGGAGCACGACGACTACAAGAGCCAGATCACGGCCTTCTATGACGCCTCCGCCGCGGCGGTCGCCGAGCATCTTGGCGCCGGCCGCACGGTCGCGATCCTTTCCGAAGGCGACCCGATGTTCTACGGCTCCTACATGCACCTGCATGTGCGCCTTGCCGGCCGCTTCCCGACGGAGGTCATTCCCGGCATCACCGCCATGTCCGGCTGCTGGTCGCTCTCCGGCCTGCCGATCGTGCAGGGCGACGACGTGCTCTCCGTACTGCCGGGCACGATGGGCGAGGAGCAATTGTCGCGCCGGCTGGTGGATACCCAGGCGGCCGTGATCATGAAGGTCGGCCGCAACCTGCCGAAGATCCGCCGGGCGCTTTCCAGTGCCGGCCGGCTCGGCGAAGCGGTCTATGTCGAGCGCGGCACCACGCCGGCCGGCAAGTCCATGCGTCTCTCGGAAAAGCTCGACGATACCGCGCCCTATTTCTCGCTGGTGCTCGTGCCCGGCTGGAGTGGTCGTTCATGA
- the cobM gene encoding precorrin-4 C(11)-methyltransferase, producing MTVHFIGAGPGAADLITVRGRDLIGRCPVCLYAGSIVSPELLQYCPPGARIVDTAPMSLDEIEAEYVRAATAGEDVARLHSGDLSVWSAVAEQIRRLETHGIAYTMTPGVPSFAAAAAALGRELTIPAVAQSLVLTRVSGRASPMPNRETLEGFGATGATLAIHLAIHALDKVVEDLTPLYGADCPVAIVVKASWPDERIVRGTLADIAARVAQEPIERTALIFVGRTLSAADFRESSLYDPAYQRRFRGRGD from the coding sequence ATGACCGTTCACTTCATCGGCGCCGGCCCGGGTGCCGCCGACCTCATCACCGTCCGCGGCCGCGATCTCATCGGCAGGTGCCCGGTCTGCCTCTATGCCGGTTCCATCGTCTCGCCGGAACTGCTGCAATATTGCCCGCCCGGCGCGCGCATCGTCGATACGGCGCCGATGTCGCTGGACGAGATCGAGGCGGAGTATGTCCGCGCCGCCACGGCCGGCGAGGACGTGGCGCGGCTGCATTCCGGCGACCTCTCGGTCTGGAGTGCCGTCGCCGAACAGATCCGCCGGCTGGAGACGCACGGCATCGCCTATACGATGACGCCGGGCGTGCCCTCCTTTGCCGCCGCCGCCGCCGCGCTCGGCCGCGAACTGACCATCCCGGCCGTCGCGCAGAGCCTCGTGCTCACCCGCGTTTCCGGCCGGGCCTCGCCCATGCCGAACCGCGAGACGCTGGAAGGGTTCGGCGCGACGGGGGCGACGCTCGCCATCCATCTCGCCATCCATGCGCTCGACAAGGTGGTCGAGGACCTGACGCCGCTCTATGGAGCCGACTGCCCGGTCGCCATCGTGGTCAAGGCCTCCTGGCCGGACGAGCGGATCGTGCGCGGCACGCTCGCCGACATCGCCGCCAGGGTCGCGCAAGAGCCCATCGAGCGAACCGCGCTGATCTTCGTCGGCCGCACGCTTTCCGCGGCGGATTTTCGCGAGAGCTCGCTTTACGATCCCGCCTACCAGCGCCGCTTCCGCGGCCGCGGCGACTAG
- the metH gene encoding methionine synthase has product MANSHLDTLFGPELPKRDGSEIRAALEAAARQRILVLDGAMGTEIQTLKLVEEDFRGTRFGDCACHQQGNNDLLTLTQPGAIEDIHYRYALAGADILETNTFSSTSIAQADYGMEDMVYELNRDGARLARRAGLRAQEKDGRRRFVAGALGPTNRTASISPDVNNPGYRAVTFDDLRLAYADQVRGLVDGGADIILIETIFDTLNAKAAIFATREVFEEKGIELPIMISGTITDLSGRTLSGQTPEAFWNSVRHAAPFSIGLNCALGANAMRAHLAEIASVAQTFVCAYPNAGLPNAFGQYDESPEEMAAQIEGFMRDGLVNVVGGCCGSTPDHIRAIAGAAARHRPREIPDIPRHMRLSGLEPFTLTDAIPFVNVGERTNVTGSAKFRKLITAGDYAAALDVARDQVANGAQIIDINMDEGLIDSAKAMTEYLNLIAAEPDIARVPVMIDSSKWEVIEAGLKCVQGKPLVNSISLKEGEEAFLHHAKLVRAYGAAVVVMAFDEKGQADTKVRKVEICTRAYKLLTEVAGLAPEDIVFDPNIFAVATGIEEHDNYGVDFIEATAEITASLPHVHISGGVSNLSFSFRGNEPVREAMHAVFLYHAIQAGMDMGIVNAGQLAVYDTIEPELREACEDVVLNRAPKAGGTATERMLDIAERFKGAAGKEAKERDLAWRDWPVEKRLEHALVNGITEFVEEDTEEARQNAERPLHVIEGALMAGMNVVGDLFGAGKMFLPQVVKSARVMKQAVAVLLPYMEAEKRANGGSGERESAGKILMATVKGDVHDIGKNIVGVVLACNNYEIIDLGVMVPATKILETAKAEKVDIIGLSGLITPSLDEMVHVAAEMEREGFDIPLLIGGATTSRVHTAVKIHPRYERGQTVYVTDASRAVGVVGSLLSAEMKPGYVETLKAEYRKVADAHARSEAEKQRLPLARARENAFRADWSAYEPKTPSFLGTRVFQDWDLAELARYIDWTPFFQTWELKGVYPKILDDEKQGVAARQLFADAQAMLEKIIAEKWFTPKAVVGFWPAGTVGDDIRLFTDDARGKELATFFTLRQQLSKRDGRPNVALSDFVATVDSGRKDYLGGFVVTAGIGEIAIAERFERANDDYNSILVKALADRFAEAFAERMHEVVRKELWGYAADETFSPGELIGEPYAGIRPAPGYPAQPDHTEKTTLFRLLDAEREIGVTLTESYAMWPGSSVSGLYIASPESYYFGVAKVERDQVEDYARRKDMAVPEVERWLGPVLNYVPTTVRENAA; this is encoded by the coding sequence ATGGCCAATTCTCACCTGGATACCCTGTTCGGCCCCGAACTGCCGAAACGGGACGGAAGCGAGATCCGCGCCGCCCTCGAAGCCGCCGCCCGCCAGCGCATCCTCGTGCTCGACGGCGCGATGGGCACGGAAATCCAGACGCTGAAGCTGGTGGAGGAGGATTTCCGGGGAACACGCTTCGGCGACTGCGCCTGCCACCAGCAGGGCAACAACGACCTCCTGACGCTGACCCAGCCCGGCGCGATCGAGGACATCCACTACCGCTATGCGCTCGCCGGCGCCGACATCCTCGAGACCAACACATTCTCCTCCACATCGATCGCCCAGGCCGACTACGGCATGGAGGACATGGTCTACGAACTCAACCGCGACGGCGCGCGCCTTGCCCGCCGCGCCGGCCTGAGGGCGCAGGAGAAGGACGGCAGGCGCCGCTTCGTCGCCGGCGCGCTCGGCCCGACCAACCGCACCGCCTCCATCTCGCCCGACGTCAACAATCCCGGCTACCGCGCCGTAACCTTCGACGACCTGAGGCTCGCCTATGCCGATCAGGTGCGCGGCCTCGTCGACGGCGGCGCCGACATCATCCTCATCGAGACGATCTTCGACACGCTGAACGCCAAGGCCGCGATCTTCGCCACGCGCGAAGTGTTCGAGGAAAAGGGCATCGAGCTGCCGATCATGATCTCGGGCACGATCACCGACCTGTCCGGCCGCACGCTCTCCGGCCAGACGCCCGAGGCCTTCTGGAACTCGGTGCGCCATGCCGCCCCCTTCTCCATCGGCCTCAACTGCGCGCTCGGCGCCAATGCGATGCGCGCCCATCTCGCCGAAATCGCCTCCGTCGCGCAGACCTTCGTCTGCGCCTACCCGAATGCCGGCCTGCCGAACGCCTTCGGCCAGTACGACGAGAGCCCCGAGGAGATGGCCGCGCAGATCGAGGGCTTCATGCGCGACGGCCTCGTCAACGTGGTCGGCGGCTGCTGCGGCTCGACGCCGGACCACATCCGCGCCATCGCCGGGGCCGCAGCCCGCCACAGGCCGCGCGAAATCCCCGACATTCCCCGCCACATGCGCCTTTCCGGCCTCGAACCCTTCACGCTGACCGACGCCATCCCCTTCGTGAACGTCGGCGAGCGTACCAACGTCACCGGTTCGGCGAAATTCCGCAAGCTGATCACGGCCGGCGACTACGCGGCCGCGCTCGACGTCGCGCGCGACCAGGTGGCGAACGGCGCGCAGATCATCGACATCAACATGGACGAGGGCCTCATCGATTCCGCCAAGGCGATGACGGAATATCTCAACCTCATCGCCGCCGAGCCGGACATTGCCCGCGTCCCCGTCATGATCGACAGTTCGAAATGGGAGGTGATCGAGGCGGGCCTGAAATGCGTGCAGGGCAAGCCGCTGGTCAACTCGATCTCGCTGAAGGAGGGCGAGGAGGCCTTCCTGCACCATGCAAAACTCGTGCGCGCCTATGGCGCCGCCGTCGTCGTCATGGCCTTCGACGAGAAAGGCCAGGCCGACACGAAGGTGCGCAAGGTGGAGATCTGTACCCGCGCCTACAAGCTCCTGACCGAGGTCGCCGGCCTCGCCCCCGAGGACATCGTCTTCGACCCCAATATCTTCGCCGTCGCCACCGGCATCGAGGAGCATGACAATTACGGCGTCGACTTCATCGAGGCGACCGCCGAGATCACCGCGAGCCTGCCCCACGTCCACATCTCCGGCGGCGTCTCCAACCTCTCCTTCTCCTTCCGCGGCAACGAGCCGGTGCGCGAGGCAATGCACGCCGTGTTCCTCTACCACGCCATCCAGGCGGGCATGGACATGGGCATCGTGAACGCCGGCCAGCTCGCCGTCTACGATACGATCGAGCCCGAGCTGCGCGAGGCCTGCGAGGACGTGGTGCTGAACCGCGCGCCGAAAGCCGGCGGCACCGCCACCGAGCGCATGCTTGACATCGCCGAGCGCTTCAAGGGCGCGGCCGGCAAGGAAGCGAAGGAACGGGACCTTGCCTGGCGCGACTGGCCGGTGGAAAAGCGGCTGGAACACGCGCTCGTCAATGGCATCACCGAATTCGTGGAAGAAGACACGGAGGAGGCGCGGCAGAATGCCGAGCGCCCGCTGCACGTCATCGAAGGCGCGCTGATGGCCGGCATGAATGTCGTCGGCGACCTCTTCGGCGCGGGCAAGATGTTCCTCCCGCAGGTCGTGAAATCGGCCCGCGTGATGAAGCAGGCCGTCGCGGTGCTGCTGCCCTACATGGAGGCGGAAAAGCGCGCCAACGGCGGCAGCGGGGAACGCGAGAGCGCCGGCAAGATCCTGATGGCGACCGTTAAGGGCGACGTGCACGACATCGGCAAGAACATCGTCGGCGTCGTGCTCGCCTGCAACAATTACGAGATCATCGACCTCGGCGTGATGGTGCCGGCGACGAAGATCCTCGAGACGGCAAAGGCGGAGAAGGTCGACATCATCGGCCTTTCCGGCCTCATCACCCCCTCGCTCGACGAGATGGTGCATGTCGCCGCCGAGATGGAGCGCGAGGGTTTCGACATCCCCCTCCTCATCGGCGGGGCGACGACGAGCCGCGTGCACACGGCGGTGAAGATCCACCCGCGCTACGAGCGCGGCCAGACCGTCTACGTCACGGATGCGAGCCGCGCCGTCGGCGTCGTCGGCAGCCTGCTGTCGGCGGAGATGAAGCCCGGCTATGTCGAGACGCTGAAGGCGGAATACCGCAAGGTGGCCGATGCCCATGCGCGCAGCGAAGCGGAAAAGCAGCGCCTTCCCCTCGCCCGGGCCCGGGAAAATGCCTTCAGGGCCGACTGGTCGGCCTATGAACCGAAGACGCCGTCCTTCCTCGGCACCCGCGTCTTCCAGGATTGGGACCTTGCCGAGCTTGCCCGCTACATCGACTGGACGCCCTTCTTCCAGACCTGGGAACTGAAGGGCGTCTATCCGAAGATCCTCGACGACGAGAAGCAGGGCGTCGCCGCCCGCCAGCTCTTCGCCGACGCGCAGGCGATGCTGGAGAAGATCATCGCGGAAAAGTGGTTCACGCCGAAGGCCGTCGTCGGCTTCTGGCCGGCCGGCACCGTCGGCGACGACATCCGCCTCTTCACCGACGACGCGCGGGGCAAGGAGCTCGCCACCTTCTTCACGCTCCGCCAGCAGCTCTCCAAGCGCGACGGCCGGCCGAACGTGGCGCTCTCCGACTTCGTCGCGACCGTCGACAGCGGCCGGAAGGATTATCTCGGCGGCTTCGTCGTGACGGCCGGCATCGGCGAGATCGCTATCGCCGAGCGCTTCGAGCGGGCGAACGACGACTACAACTCGATCCTCGTCAAGGCGCTGGCCGACCGCTTCGCCGAAGCCTTCGCCGAGCGCATGCACGAAGTTGTCCGCAAGGAATTGTGGGGCTATGCGGCCGACGAGACCTTCTCGCCCGGCGAGCTGATCGGCGAGCCCTATGCCGGCATCCGCCCCGCGCCGGGCTATCCCGCCCAGCCGGACCACACGGAGAAGACGACGCTCTTCCGCCTGCTCGACGCGGAAAGGGAGATCGGCGTGACCCTGACGGAAAGCTATGCCATGTGGCCCGGCTCCTCCGTCTCCGGTCTCTACATCGCCTCGCCCGAAAGCTACTATTTCGGCGTCGCCAAGGTGGAGCGCGACCAGGTGGAGGACTATGCGCGCCGCAAGGACATGGCGGTCCCGGAGGTGGAGCGCTGGCTCGGCCCCGTGCTCAACTACGTGCCGACCACCGTGCGAGAAAATGCGGCCTGA
- a CDS encoding precorrin-3B C(17)-methyltransferase, giving the protein MTGRLHVIGTGPGNPDQMTPEALRAVEASSEFFGYFPYIDRLNLRPDQVKVASDNREELNRAEAALARAAAGVTVCVVSGGDPGVFAMAAAVCEAIDAGPEEWKSVDLVVVPGVTAMLAVAARIGAPLGHDFCAISLSDNLKPWEIIEKRLSMVAEAGLVIALYNPTSKARPWQLGKAFEILREVLPAQTPVIFGRAAGRPDERMLVMPLGKAEAERADMATCVVIGSPETRIIARPDLPDLVYTPRFLKAPSR; this is encoded by the coding sequence ATGACCGGCCGGCTGCATGTGATCGGCACCGGCCCCGGAAATCCGGACCAGATGACGCCCGAGGCGCTCCGCGCGGTCGAGGCCTCCAGCGAGTTCTTCGGCTATTTCCCCTATATCGACCGGCTGAATCTCCGGCCGGACCAGGTCAAGGTCGCCTCGGACAACCGCGAGGAGCTGAACCGCGCCGAGGCGGCGCTGGCGCGGGCCGCGGCGGGCGTGACTGTCTGCGTCGTCTCGGGCGGCGATCCCGGCGTCTTCGCCATGGCCGCGGCGGTCTGCGAGGCCATCGATGCGGGACCGGAGGAATGGAAGTCCGTCGATCTCGTCGTGGTGCCCGGCGTCACCGCCATGCTGGCGGTTGCCGCCCGCATCGGCGCGCCGCTCGGCCACGATTTCTGCGCCATCTCGCTCTCGGACAACCTGAAGCCCTGGGAAATCATCGAGAAGCGGCTGAGCATGGTCGCAGAGGCCGGCCTCGTCATCGCGCTCTACAACCCGACCAGCAAGGCGCGGCCGTGGCAGCTCGGCAAGGCCTTCGAGATATTGAGGGAAGTCCTGCCGGCGCAAACGCCGGTCATCTTCGGCCGTGCCGCGGGCCGGCCGGACGAGCGCATGCTGGTGATGCCGCTCGGCAAGGCCGAGGCAGAGCGGGCCGACATGGCGACCTGCGTCGTCATCGGCTCGCCGGAAACGCGCATCATCGCACGCCCGGATTTGCCGGACCTCGTCTACACGCCCCGCTTCCTGAAGGCGCCGAGCAGATGA
- a CDS encoding cobalt-precorrin-6A reductase, translating into MDKGRILILGGTTEARDLAARLARRADLDVTLSLAGRTLDPAPQPVPVRSGGFGGVEGLAAYLHEEAVDLLIDATHPFARQISANARAASHAAGIPLLRLERLGWEETQGDRWTRVASIAGAVAALGEEPRRVFLAIGRQEAKAFDAAPQHHYLVRSVDPVTPPLDAPDVEYLLARGPFAVEAEVELLQDRRIEVIVSKNSGGEATQGKIVAARILGLPVVLVERAAADDGHRAGTVGEALRLADHLLGAFRKRGV; encoded by the coding sequence GTGGACAAGGGACGCATCCTCATACTGGGCGGAACGACGGAGGCCCGCGACCTTGCGGCCCGGCTTGCCCGACGGGCCGATCTCGACGTCACGCTGTCGCTCGCCGGCCGCACGCTCGACCCCGCGCCGCAGCCCGTCCCGGTGCGCAGCGGCGGCTTCGGCGGCGTCGAAGGACTTGCCGCCTATCTCCACGAGGAGGCCGTCGATCTCCTCATCGACGCGACCCATCCCTTCGCAAGGCAGATTTCCGCCAATGCCCGCGCTGCGAGCCACGCCGCCGGCATTCCCCTGCTGCGGCTGGAACGCCTCGGCTGGGAGGAGACGCAGGGCGACCGCTGGACGCGCGTCGCCTCGATCGCCGGGGCCGTCGCGGCGCTGGGCGAAGAGCCGCGCCGCGTCTTCCTCGCCATCGGCCGGCAGGAGGCAAAGGCCTTCGACGCCGCCCCGCAGCATCACTATCTCGTGCGCAGCGTCGATCCGGTCACCCCGCCGCTGGATGCGCCCGATGTGGAATACCTGCTCGCGCGCGGCCCCTTCGCCGTCGAGGCGGAGGTGGAATTGCTGCAGGACCGCCGCATCGAGGTCATCGTCAGCAAGAATTCCGGCGGCGAGGCCACGCAGGGCAAGATCGTCGCCGCGCGCATCCTCGGCCTGCCGGTCGTTCTGGTCGAACGGGCGGCAGCGGACGATGGCCACCGCGCCGGGACGGTCGGGGAGGCGTTGCGGCTCGCCGATCATCTGCTCGGCGCCTTCAGGAAGCGGGGCGTGTAG
- a CDS encoding YeiH family protein has product MEKITRKHPIRGIRTLVPGVVLSVLVSGLAVVAEWLEVRLTGGAWIEALVLAILVGAVVRLFLRRSEGFDPGIAFSAKYFLEIAIVLLGASVSAAAIRGMGLPLVGAIAVVVAAVLIASYGIGRGLGLSRRVALLVACGNSICGNSAIAATAPVIRADAEDVASSIAFTAVLGMVTVVLLPALVPLLGLSATGYGVMAGMTVYAVPQVLAATAPVSALSIQIGTFVKLVRVLMLGPVVFVLSLVSGTAGGRRPALHLMVPWFILGFLAMLFARSFGLIEAGLAETMGKAATVLTILSMAALGLGIDVRRVLRAGPRVTVAVVLSLGLLVAASYAMVLLLNLATA; this is encoded by the coding sequence ATGGAAAAAATAACCAGGAAACATCCGATCCGTGGAATTCGCACACTGGTGCCGGGCGTCGTCCTCTCGGTGCTGGTCTCCGGCCTCGCCGTCGTCGCGGAGTGGCTGGAAGTGCGGCTGACGGGCGGTGCGTGGATCGAGGCGCTGGTGCTGGCGATCCTCGTCGGCGCCGTCGTCCGCCTCTTCCTTCGCCGCTCGGAGGGCTTCGATCCGGGCATCGCCTTCTCGGCGAAGTACTTCCTGGAGATCGCCATCGTGCTGCTCGGCGCGAGCGTCAGCGCGGCGGCGATCAGGGGCATGGGCCTGCCGCTGGTCGGGGCCATCGCGGTGGTGGTGGCCGCGGTCCTGATCGCCAGCTACGGGATCGGCCGGGGGCTCGGGCTTTCGCGCCGCGTCGCGCTGCTGGTTGCCTGCGGCAATTCCATCTGCGGCAATTCCGCGATCGCCGCCACGGCGCCGGTGATCCGCGCGGATGCGGAGGATGTCGCCTCGTCCATCGCCTTCACCGCCGTCCTCGGCATGGTGACGGTGGTGCTCCTGCCGGCGCTCGTGCCGCTGCTCGGCCTGTCGGCGACGGGCTATGGCGTGATGGCGGGCATGACGGTCTATGCGGTGCCGCAGGTCTTGGCCGCCACCGCCCCGGTCTCCGCCCTCAGCATCCAGATCGGCACCTTCGTCAAGCTGGTGCGCGTGCTGATGCTCGGGCCGGTCGTCTTCGTGCTGTCGCTCGTCTCCGGCACGGCGGGCGGCCGCCGGCCGGCGCTGCACCTGATGGTGCCGTGGTTCATCCTCGGCTTCCTCGCCATGCTTTTCGCGCGCAGCTTCGGCCTCATCGAGGCGGGACTGGCGGAGACGATGGGCAAGGCCGCCACCGTGCTGACCATCCTCTCCATGGCCGCGCTCGGCCTCGGCATCGACGTCAGGCGCGTCCTGCGCGCCGGGCCGCGGGTGACAGTGGCGGTCGTGCTCTCGCTCGGCCTGCTGGTCGCCGCCAGCTACGCCATGGTGCTGCTGCTCAACCTCGCGACGGCCTGA
- a CDS encoding LysR substrate-binding domain-containing protein yields the protein MTLEQLRIFVAVAEREHLTRAAEALHLTPSATSSAIRVLEERYGIALFHRTGRRIELTEAGLAFLPEAKATLARATSADLFLTEIGGLRRGMLAIAASQTVGGYWLPPFLMRFHEAYPAIGIRMTGGNTEQAAEAVLEGRAELGIVEGDVDHPALSQRIVARDRVLVVAPAGHPLAGRPVTPQELTGARWVLREPGSGTRSALTSVLDETALEIALSLPSNEAVRSAVLAGDALTAVSEYVVRDDLAAGRLVPVAFELPERAFRLLRHKERYRSRAALAFEALLGDRSARPDAGRP from the coding sequence ATGACGCTGGAGCAGCTCCGCATCTTCGTCGCCGTGGCGGAGCGCGAGCACCTCACCCGCGCCGCCGAGGCGCTGCACCTCACGCCGTCGGCCACAAGTTCGGCGATCCGCGTGCTGGAGGAGCGCTACGGCATCGCCCTCTTCCACCGCACGGGCCGGCGGATCGAGCTGACGGAGGCGGGCCTTGCCTTCCTGCCGGAGGCCAAGGCGACGCTGGCGCGCGCGACGAGCGCGGACCTTTTCCTCACCGAGATCGGCGGCCTCAGGCGCGGCATGCTCGCCATCGCCGCGAGCCAGACGGTCGGCGGCTACTGGCTGCCGCCGTTCCTGATGCGCTTCCATGAAGCCTACCCGGCCATCGGAATCCGCATGACGGGCGGCAATACCGAGCAGGCGGCCGAGGCCGTTCTGGAGGGACGGGCGGAGCTGGGGATCGTCGAGGGTGACGTGGACCACCCGGCCCTGTCGCAGCGCATCGTCGCCCGCGACCGGGTACTCGTCGTCGCGCCGGCGGGCCACCCGCTCGCCGGCCGGCCGGTCACGCCGCAGGAGCTGACGGGCGCCCGCTGGGTGCTGCGCGAACCCGGCTCCGGCACGCGCAGCGCGCTGACCTCGGTGCTGGACGAAACGGCACTGGAGATCGCCCTGTCGCTGCCTTCCAACGAGGCGGTGCGCAGCGCCGTGCTGGCGGGCGACGCGCTGACGGCCGTTTCGGAATATGTGGTGCGGGACGATCTGGCGGCGGGCCGCCTCGTGCCCGTCGCCTTCGAGCTGCCCGAGCGCGCCTTCCGCCTGCTGCGGCACAAGGAGCGCTATCGCTCCAGAGCCGCGCTCGCCTTCGAGGCATTGCTTGGGGACCGATCGGCAAGGCCGGATGCCGGCCGGCCCTAG